The Aeromonas encheleia genomic sequence CCGCTTGGCATCGGCCTGGCCGATGATGTGGCGGTCCAGCTCGTGAACGATTTCTCTCGGGGTCATCTCGGACATGATGGCATTCCTGTATCCGGGGCGGGCAGGGCCCACCCCTTGCAAATTGGCAAAGAGGGGCCTTACTTCGGCTCGGTCTCTTTGGGTGCGTACTCCAGCACTTCAACCGTGTGATGCTGGTTGGTGAAGACGCAGATGTCACCGGCGATCTTGAGGGACTTCTCGACGATGCTCTTGGCATCCAGCTCGGTGTTCTCCAGCAAGGCGGTGGCCGCCGACTGGGCGAAGTTGCCGCCCGAGCCGATGGCGATGAGATCATGCTCCGGCTGCACCACGTCACCGTTGCCGGTGATGATGAAGGACTTGTGCTCATCGGCGACCGCCAGCAGGGCCTCGAGGCGGCGCAGGGCGCGATCGGTGCGCCAGTCTTTGGCCAGCGCCACGGCGGCGCGCTCCAGATTGCCCTGGTGGGCCTGCAGCTTGGCCTCGAAGCGCTCGAGCAGGGTGAAGGCATCGGCGGTACCGCCGGCGAAGCCCGCCAGCACCTTGCCGTTATAGAGACGATGAACCTTGCGGGCGTTACCCTTCATGACGGTGTTGCCGAGGGATACCTGGCCATCCCCCCCGATCACGACTTGGCCGTTGCGGCGGACTGAAACTATGGTAGTCACTTTACTTACCTCGCTTGAGCCGAAAAACGGCCTGACTGTGCATGGCAAGAAAGATGGGGGTCAGGCCGGAGTTTTTCAACCCTGCCGATGGCGCGGATAAGAGAGGGCGTCATATGGCCTGCAGGCCAAACGGCGGATAAAAAGAAGGCAGGGTGTTGAGCCCTGCCTGCTGTCTGGAGCGAACGAGTATCAGCCCTTCTTGGGGATACAGCCGCTGATGCCGGCGCCTTGCAGCTTGCGGTTGGCGGCATCGACGGCGGGCTTGCCGCTGAAGGGGCCGACCATCACCTTGTAGACGGTGCCGTTGGCGCCATTCACCACCTGCAGGCTGGAGGAGAGGCCGGCGCCGAAGGCGATGCGCGCCTTGAGCGATTCGGCGGAATCCTGTGAGCGCAGGGCGGCACACTGCATCATGTAGCGACCACTGTCTGCCGCCGCAGTCTGCTGCGCCGCGGCCGCCTTGGCCTTCTCCTGCTCGGCCCGCAGCTCCTTCTCCATCCGCGCGAGCTCGGCCTTGCGGTCGATCACCTGCTCCTGGGCACTGGCCACGGGGGCCGGCTTGGCGGGCTGAACCGGTTGCGGCTGGTACGGCTGCACCTGGCCGATGGGCGTCCCCGGTTGGGGGATGTCGGTCGGTACCGGCTGCGGCAGTTTCTCGGGCTGCAGGGTGAGGGTGGGCGCCGGTGGCGGCACCCCCGGCTGGGGCGGCGGCTCCATGATGTCCACCTGCTTGTTCTCCAGCCGCTCGATGTAGCTCCACTTCTCCTGTGGCAGGCCACTGCCCTGCGCCTTCGGCTTGTTGGCCTTGACCTGCTCCTCTATGGTCGGGGCATCGGCGCCCTTGCCATTGATCAGGTAGAGGAAGGCGCCGAAGCCGACGAGCAGGGCCCCGGCCAGCAGTGCCGGGATAACAGGAAAGCGGCGAGGTGCCGCTTTCTTGGTGTTACGACCACCGGCCCGTCTTCTCGGGCTGTTGCCGACGTAATCCCGGGTTGCCATCTATTACATGCGCTCCAGGGTATGGATGCCCAGCACGCCCAGACCCAGTTTCAGGACCTTGGCGGTGGCGGCGCACAGCAACAGACGGCTCTGGCGGCTGACCTCGTCGACGCCGTCCTTGTTGATCGGGCAGGCTTCGTAGAAGGTCATGAAGTTGCCGGACAGCTCGTACAGGTAGGTACAGAGCAGGTGCGGCATCCCCTTGTCCGCCACGCCGTTGATGGCATCGGAGAACTGGATCAGCTTCTGGGCCAGCACCTCTTCCGCCTCTTCGTTCAGCACCACCTTGCCGCCCAGGGTCTCGGCGTCGACGCCGGCCTTGCGGAAGATGGACTGGATGCGGGTGTAGGCGTACTGCAGGTAAGGGGCCGTGTTGCCTTCAAAGGAGAGCATCATGTCCCAGTCGAAGATGTAGTCGGTGGTGCGGTTCTTGGACAGATCCGCATACTTGACCGCACCCATGGCGATGGCGTGCACCACCTGGGCCTTCTCCTCGGCGCTGAGGTCGCTGTTGCGGCTCTCCAGCAGGGCGGCGGCGCGCTCCTCGGCCTCGTTCAGCAGATCGACCAGCTTGACGGTGCCGCCGGAGCGGGTCTTGTAGGGACGGCCATCCTTGCCCAGCATCATGCCGAAGGCGTGGTGCTCGAGGGGCACGGACTCCGGCACATAGCCCGCCTTGCGGGTGATGGTCCAGGCCTGCATCAGGTGCTGGTGCTGACGGGAGTCGATGAAGTACATCACCCGGTCGGCGCCCAGGGTCTCGTAACGGTACTTGGCACAGGCGATGTCGGTGGTGGTGTAGAGGAAGCCGCCATCGCTCTTCTGGATGATGACGCCCATGGGCTCGCCATCCTTGTTCTTGAATTCGTCGAGGAACACCACGGTGGCGCCTTCGCTCTCGACCGCCAGCCCCTTGGCTTTCAGGTCGGTGACGATGGCGGGCAGCATGTCGTTGTACATGGACTCGCCCATGATGTCCTTGTTGGTCAGGGAGACATTCAGGCGGTCGTAGTTGATCTGGTTCTGTTCCATGGTCATGTCGACGAGCTTCTTCCACATGGTGCGGCAGTACTCATCGCCACCCTGCAGCTTGACCACGTAGTTGCGGGCGCGCTCGGCGAAGGCTTCGTCTTCGTCGTAGCAACGCTTGGCCTGGGTGTAGAAGGCTTCCAGATCCTTGAGCGCCATGTCGCTGGCGTGCTCGTTGGCCATCTTCTCCAGATAGGCGATCAGCATGCCGAACTGGGTGCCCCAGTCGCCGATGTGGTTGGCGCGCACCACCTTGTGGCCGAGGAACTCCAGGGCGCGGGCCGCCACGTCACCGAGCACGGTGGAGCGGATGTGGTGCACCGCCATCTCCTTGGCCACGTTGGGGGCGGAGTAATCCACCACCACTGTCTGCGGGGTCGGCAGCTTCACGTTGGCGTTGGCGGAGGTCACCATGGCCTCGACCTGGCCGGCCAGCCAGCGCTGGTCGAAGAAGAAGTTGATGAAGCCGGGGCCGGCGATCTCGACCTTGGCGATCAGGTCGGAGGCGGGCAGGTGCTCGATGATGGCAGTGGCCAGCTCGCGGGGATTCTTGCGGGCCGGTTTGGCCAGCAGCATGGCCAGGTTGGTGGCCAGGTCACCGTGAGCCTTCTCCTTGCATCGGTCTACTTGCACCCGGGCTTCCAGGTCGGCCGGCAACACGCCCGCGGACTTGAGATTGGCTACCGTTTGTTCAAGTAGATGATGAATATGCTCTTTCATAACTGACCACCGAGGTTGCGCGTCGAAAAATGACTGACTAGATAAGGGCGTGAATTTTACCCGCATCGGGCCGAGAAAACTATAGGAATGGCCCGCCCGTATTGGCACGGCGGATATTTCACTGCGTTTTCCACCACAATACAGAATATTGATTGGAATAAGTGGTGGTTATCCATTTCTACTGCATATCGAAGCGGCTTGTCCAGGCTATTTTCCCCTGATTGTTAACGGGTTTTTTATTCCATCTCGATCTGAATGATCCCGTCCCGTGCCACGGTCGTATCATCAGAGGAAGTCGTTGGAGGATGATCCTGATGAAACTGGCGCTGTTTCCGCTCTCCGCTCACCTGCTGCCCGGTGGCATCATGCCGCTGCGCATCTTCGAGCCCAGGTATCAGCGCATGGTCGCCGAGGCGCAGACGCGGGAATTTGCCATCTGCATGCTGGATCCCCGTCAGCCGGAGGCGCTGCGCAACATGTACCCCATCGCCACCCGGGTGCGGATCATCGATTTCGATCTGCTGCCGGACGGCCTGCTCGGCATCACCGTGCTCGGGGTGGCGCGGGTCAGGATAGTCGATCTGTGGCAGGAGTCCGATGGTCTGCGGGTGGGCGAGGTGGAGCCGCTGCCCCCCTGGCAGACCAGCCGGCTCAATGCGGATCAGCACTCCCTGGTCAAGGCGTTGCAGGATGTGTTCAACGATTACCCCGAATACGCGGCGCTCTACCCCACCCCCGACTGGGATGACGCCAGCTGGGTGGCGCAGCGCTGGCTCGAGGTGCTGCCCATCCCGGTGGAGCAGAAACAGTGGCTGGTGGCGGCCGAGAACAACCAGCCGGCGCTCTCGCTGCTGAGCGGGCTGCTGGTGGCGAGCCATTGACGGCATGGGGCGGGATGATCTTTTTTCACTGGCCGTCGTACTGGCAAGGGCGATAGCCATCAAGGTAGGGCGCGATGACATATACTAGCCACCCATCACTTATCCGTCACAGGACCTCGACCCGCATGGATAACCCAGATGGTGACCTGAAGGCGAACCTGCTGCGCGTGGCGGAGCAGGCCGACAAGGCTGCCTTCGCCGCCCTGTTTCACCACTTCGCCCCCCGCATCCGCGGCTATGGCCTGCGCCATCTCGGCAGCGAAGCCAATGCCCTAGAGCTGGTGCAGGAGACCATGCTGCTGGTCTGGCAGAAGGCGCGGCTCTATCACCCCGAGCGGGGCGCCCCCACCACCTGGATCTACACGGTGATGCGCAACCAGTGTTTCGACATGCTGCGCCGGCGCCGGGCCAGCAAGGAGGATCTCTGCGCCGAGGAGCTGTGGCCCGTGCTGGAGTTCAGGGCGGAAGAGGATCGGCTGAGCGAGGGGGAAGGGGCCGTGCTGACGAGCCAGATGGCGCACCATCTGGACGCCCTGCCCCAGGCCCAGCAGCAGGTGGTGCGCGGCATCTACCTGCAGGAACTCTCCCAGCAGGAGCTGGCGGATCTGCTTGGGGTCCCGCTCGGTACCATCAAGTCCAGGCTGCGGCTGGCATTGCAGAAGCTGAAAGAGCATGTGGAGCAAGAGCATGATTAAAGCCCATCCCACCCACGTCATGCTGCGCGCCTTTGCCGCCGGCGAATTGCCACTGCCGCTGACGGTCGGCGTCTCGGCCCACTGCGAACTCTGTGCCGATTGTGGCGCCTGGCTGCACGCCTGCGAGGAGGAGCTGGCGGCCCGCCATCTCGAGACCCCGGCTCCCGAAGAGGCCATGGTGCCGGTGCTGGATGCCATGCTGGCGGAGATACTGCAGCAACCCCTGCTGCCCATGGTGAGCGCCGCCGACCCCGTCCCCGAGCTGCGGGTGGCCGGCCGGGAGTATCCCCTGCCCAAGGCCCTTGCCCGTTACCATGAGGCTGACTGGCGCCATGTCGGCGCCATCCGCCAGCACCGCCTGCCGTTGGTGGAGCAGGGGGCGCGGGCCAGCCTGCTGCACATAGAGGCGGGCGGGCGCATCCCGGAGCACACCCATCAGGGCTACGAACTGACCCTGCTGCTGGCGGGCAACATCCAGGATGGCGAGGTCCGCTATCAGGCGGGGGACTTCATCTGGCGCGATGCCAGCCACTCCCACAGCCCGCACACCCCGGACGGCTGCCTCTGCTACACGGTGCTGGATGCCCCGGTCCGCTTCACCAGGGGGCTGTCACGGCTGCTGAACGGCCTCAGGGATCGGCTCTACTGAGGCCGGTCGCAGGCATAAAAAAAGGGACCCATCGGGTCCCTTTTTGTTGGTCGCTCGGCGTGGCTCAGGCCACGAACACCAGATAGACGGCGAAGGCCACCACGAAGCGGTAGATGGCGAACGGGATGAAGTCGAGCCGGCGGATCAGCGCGAGGAAGGTCTTGATGGCGATCATGGCCACCACGAAGGCGGTGACGAAACCCACCGCGAACATGGGGAAGTCGGCCATGGAGAGGAAGTCGCGGCTCTTGTAGAGATCCAGTCCGCTGGCGGCCACCATCATGGGCACCGCCAGGATGAAGGAGAACTCGGCCGCCGCCTGACGGCTGATCCCCATCAGCATGCCGCCGCTGATGGTGGCGCCGGAGCGGGAGAAGCCGGGCCAGAGCGCCAGGCACTGGAACAGGCCTATGCCGAGCGCCTGCTGGTAACTGATGTCATCCAGGGTCTCGGAGCGCACCGAGGGGCGGAACTTCTCGGCGATGATCAGCAGGATGCCGCCGGCGACCAGGGCATACATCACCGTCTCGGGGCCGAACAGGTTGGCCTTGATCCAGCTGTGAATGGCCAGGCCTATGACCACGGCGGGCAGCATGCCGAGGATGATGTGGATCAGCGACAGGGTGGCGTGGCCCTTGGCTGGCTTCTGGCCGAAATGGATGCCAATCAGCCCGAACAGCCGGCGCCAGAACACGGCCACGACCGCCAGTATGGAGCCCATCTGAATGACCACCTCGAAGGTGGCGGCCTTGGGGCCTTCGAAACCGAGCAGGTGGCCGACGATGATCATGTGGCCGGTGGATGAAACGGGCAGAAACTCGGTCAGGCCTTCCACTATGCCCAGCACAAAGGCGACAAACAGGGCGTAGGACTCTGTCATGATTCAGATCTCTTGGTTGATTGGTCCGGATAAAAGCAGCCCCGAGCAGAGTCGGGGCGACCAATGATGGCGGAAAATAACCCAGGCAACCAGAGAATATTGCGCCGCAGTCAGCGGAGCACCGCCAGGATTTTTTGCTGCCACTCGGCATCCAACGGCGGCAGGTTGAGGGCATCGACCGCGCTGGCTATCTGCTGCGGATTGCTGGCGCCGATCAGGGCGCAGCTCACCACGGGATCGCGCAGCACCCATTGCAGTGCCAGCTGTGACAACTCCTGCCCCCGCTGCTGTGCCAGGGCATGCAGGGCCCGGATCCTGACCAGTTTCTCCGGGGTGATCTGATCGGGCTGGAGGAAGGGGCTGGCGCTGGCGGCGCGGGAATCCGCGGGGATCCCGGCCAGGTAGCGATCGCTGAGCAGGCCGCCGGCCAGGGGGGAGAAGGCCACGACCCCCACCCCCTGCTCGCGGCAGACCGGCAGGGTCTCGGCCTCGATCTCCCGCTGGAACAGGGAGTATTTGAGCTGATTGACCAGGCAGGGGGTACCGAGCTCCGCCAGCCGGGTCGCCGCCCTGGCGGCCAGTTCGGCCGGGTAGTTGGAGAGGCCGACGTAGAGCGCCTTGCCCTGACGCACCATCAGCGCCAGCGCCTGGCAGGTCTCCTCCAGCGGGGTGCGGGAGTCCGGCCTGTGGTGATAGAAGATGTCGACGTAGTCGAGGCCGAGTCGGCGCAGGCTCTGGTGCAGGCTGGCAAACAGGTACTTGGCGCTGCCGCCGTCCCCATAGGGGCCATCCCACATCACGTAGCCCGCCTTGCTGGCGATGATCAGCTCGTCTCTATAGGGGGCCAGGCTGCGCTTGAGCACGGTGCCGAAGGTGGTCTCGGCGGAGCCGGGGGGCGGTCCGTAGTTGTTGGCCAGATCGAAGTGGGTGATGCCCAGATCGAACGCCTGATGCACCATGGCCTTCACCTTGGCGGGATCGCTGCCCTCGCCGAAGTTGTGCCAGAGCCCCAGCCCTATGCTGGGCAGGCGCAGGCCGTGGCGGCCCACGGCGCGATAGGGTTGGCGCTGGTAACGGTCGGGTGCCGCTAGGTAGTTGTCATCCATAAAAACTCCTGGGTTGGGGCTGGTTCACGATATTGGATTTGAGCGGTCAGATATTCCCTGCATTACCCACCCTGCTCCCGCGAGGGGAGAAGGGGACTGGCAGCCGCCATCACCCAGCGGTGACGACGGCAACGCAACCCTAATCCCTTCTCCCTCCCTTTGGGAGAGAGAGTGGGGCTTAGCGCGCGGGGATCAGGCGATAACGGGTGACGTGGCGGTAGGTCTCGCCCGGTTGCAACCAGGGATCCCCCAGCTCGGGGCGGTTGGGGCTGTCCGGCAGCTGTTGCGCCTCCAGGCAGAGTCCCTGATGGTTCTGCCACTCGCCGCCGCCTCTGGCCGGGGTGCCCGCCAGCCAGTTGCCAGTGTAGAGCTGCACGCCAGGCTGGTCGGTATACATCTCCATGCGAAGGCGCTCATCGCCCGAGACCAGGGTCACGGCGGCTTGACCGGGGAGCGGGTTCAGCAGGAAGCAGTGATCGTAGCCACAGGCCCCGATCTGCTGCGGGTGACTCAACCACTCCTCACCAACGAGGCGGCGCTGGCGCAGGTCGAATGGGCCCGTCACCTCGGCCTTGCCCAGCGGCAGCGAGTGCTCGTCGATCGGCAGGTAGTGATCGGCCGCGATGCTGATGCTGTGCTCGCGCACATCGCCGCCATCCAGATTGAAGTAGGCGTGGCTGGTGAGATTCACCGGCGTCGGCGCATCCGTGGTGGCGGTGAGTTCGATCACCAAGTCCTGCTGTTCGAGCCGGTACTCCAGGTTGACATCCAGGTTGCCGGGGAAGCCCTGCTCGCCGTCGGCCAGCCGGGTGTGTAGGCGAATGCGATCCCCGGCCAGCTCGGATACCTGCCACTCCCTGTTATGCAACGACTGGCTGCCGCCGTGCAGGCAGGTGGTGCCTTCGTTGGCATCGAGGGACCAGTGCTGGCCGTCCCGTGTCAGGCGGGCGCCACCGATGCGGTTGGCAAAACGGCCGACGATGGCACCGAGATAGGCGTTCTGCCCGGGGTAGTCGGTCGGTTCGCAGGCGAGCAGCACGTTGCGATAATGGCCATCGACCGGCAGCTCGAGGGCGGTCAGGGTGGCACCGAAGTCGAGCACGCCGAGGCGCAACCCGGCGTCATTCTGCAGATGGAACTCCTTCATGCGATCACCCCGGCTCCGGCGCTGGCGCGGCAGACATAGCTGTCCGCCTTGAGGCCGAACTTGGCAGGGTACTGGGCCTCGACCGCGGCGATCACCTCATTCACCTGCTCCGGGCGCAGCAGGGCGACCACGCAGCCGCCGAAGCCGCCGCCGGTCATGCGTACGCCACCCTGGGTGCCGATCTGTGCCTTGATGATCTCCACCAGGCCGTCGATGGCGGGCACCGTGATCTCGAAGTCGTCGCGCATGGCGACATGGGATTGACCCATCAGCTCGCCGAGGCGAACCAGATCGCCGCAGGCCAGCGCATCGGCGGCGGCCAGGGTGCGGGCGTTTTCCCCCACCACGTGGCGGGCACGGCGATAGCAGGCTTCATCCAGCCCGGCCTTGCCGGCCTCCAGTGCGGCCAGATCCAGATCCCGCAGCGCCTTGACCCCATAGTGGCGGGCGGCGGTCTCACACTGCTGGCGGCGGGTGTTGTATTCGCTGTCCACCAGGCCGCGGCGCACGTTGGAGTTGACGATCAGCACCGCCAGATCGGCGGGCATGGGGATGAGGCGGGTCTCCAGCGAGCGGCAGTCCAGCAGCAGGGCGTGATCCGTCTTGCCGCTGGCGGAGATCATCTGATCCATGATGCCGCAGTTGCAGCCGACAAACTGGTTCTCCGCCTGCTGGCCATTGAGGGCGATCTCGGCCTGGCTGATGTGAAGCCCCAGCGCCTCCTTGAAGGCCTGGCCTATGGCCACCTCCAGCGAGGCGGAGGAGGAGAGGCCCGTGCCCTGCGGCACGTTGCCGGAGACCACCAGATTGAGGCCGCGCAGCACATGGCCGCGGGCCTGCAGGTGCTTCACCACGCCGCGGATGTAGTCGCTCCAGCGCTGGTCGGCATGGTGTTCGATGGGCTGCGCGAGATCGAACAGATCGCGCTGGTTGTCGTAGTCGGCGGCGATCACCTGCACCAGGTTGTCGTCGCGCAGGCCGATGGCGACACAGGTCTCGTAGTCGATGGCGCAGGGCAGCACGAAGCCGTCATTGTAATCTGTGTGTTCGCCGATGAGGTTGACGCGACCGGGGGCGCGCACCAGCAGCTCGGGCGGCTGCTCAAACTGCTCGGCATAGACGGCGCTGACGCGTTGGCTGGGGGTCATACTGCTTCCTCTTTGGCTTGGTTGTAGTGAATGGGGCTGAGCGCGCGCAGCCGCTCGGCGGCTTGCTCCGGGGTCAGATCGCGCTGGGTCTCGGCCAGCATCTCGAAGCCCACCATGAACTTGCGCACGGTGGCGGAGCGCAGCAGGGGCGGGTAGAAGTGGGCGTGCAACTGCCAGGCGTCGGGGCAATCCGAGTTGGGCGGCGCAAAGTGCCAGCCCATGGAGTAGGGGAAGCTGCACTCGAACAGGTTGTCGTAGCGGCTGGTGAGCTCCTTGAGCGCCACCGCCAGATCCTGTTGCTGCTCGGGGCTGAGGCTCAGCAGAGAGGGCACATGGGCCTTGGGCAGCAGCAGGGTCTCGAACGGCCAGGCCGCCCAGAAGGGGACCACCGCCAGCCAGTGCTCGGTTTCCACCACGATGCGGGAGCGATCATTCAGTTCCCGCTCCACGTAGTCGACCAGCAGCGGGCGGCCATGCTCGGCCAGCCAGTCGCGCTGGTGCTGCTCTTCGCGGGCGATCTCGTTGGGCAGGAAGTCGCTGCCCCACAGCTGGCCATGGGGGTGCGGGTTGGAGCAGCCCATGACGGCGCCTTTGTTTTCAAATACTTGCACCCACTCCCATTGAGCGGAGAGCTCACTCACCTGATCCCGCCAGGTCTGGATCACCGCCTCGATGGCGGGCAGCGTCAGCTCGGGCAGGGTCTTGCCGTGATCCGGCGAGAAGCAGATGACCCGGCTGGTGCCACGGGCGGCTTCCAGTCGCAGCAGGGGATCCTGGGCGTCGCTGGCGGCCGGGGTGTCCTGCATCAGGGCGGCGAAGTCGTTGGTGAAGACGAAGGTCTCCTGATAGTCGGGGTTCTGGTCGCCGGTGACCCGGCGATTGCCCGCGCAGAGGAAACAGTCGGGGTCGTGGGCCTGGCTCGGGGCCTGGCTTATCTTCTCAACCTGACCCTGCCAGGGGCGCTTGGCCCTGTGGGGGGAGACCAGCACATACTGGCCGGTCAGCGGGTTGAAACGACGGTGGGGGTGATCAACCGGGTTGAACATCATCACTCCTCAATGCCTGGTGAAATGAAAAGGGTAGCCGCCGCAGGGGCGTTAATGGGGAAGGAGTGTGCCATCACGACTCATACCCCTGTGGATTGGTGGATTGCCAGCGCCAGCTGTCGGCGCACATGGCGGCGAGATCCCGGCTGGCGTGCCAGCCCAGCTCGCGCTCGGCCTTGGCCGGATCGGCCCAGCACTCGGCGATGTCGCCAGGGCGTCTCGGCTCGATGCGATAGGGCAGGGGGTGACCGCAGGCCGCCTCGAACGCCGCGACCATCTGCAACACGCTCTGGCCCAGGCCGGTACCCAGGTTGTAGGGGTGGACGCCACCCTTATGGGTGCAGTGCTGCAGCGCCTTGACGTGCCCCTCGGCGAGATCCACCACATGGATGTAATCGCGCACACCGGTGCCGTCCAGGGTGTTGTAATCGTTTCCAAAGACGGAGAGGCAGTCGCGACGGCCGATGGCGACCTGGGTCAGGAAGGGCATCAAATTGTTGGGAATGCCCTGGGGATCCTCCCCCATGGTGCCGGATTCGTGGGCGCCGACCGGGTTGAAGTAGCGCAGCAGCGTCATGCTCCAGTGGGGCTCGGCGGCCTGCAGATCCTCGAGGATCTGCTCGATGATCAGCTTGGATCGACCGTAGGGGTTGGTGGCGCTGCGCGGGAAATCTTCCCGGATGGGGGTGCTTGCCGGGTCACCATAGACGGTGGCCGAGGAGCTGAACACCAGGTTGTGGACGCCGGCGCGCTTCATGGCCTGCAGCAGGACCAGGGTGCCGCTCAGGTTGTTCTGGTAGTAGTCGAGGGGGATGCGGGTCGACTCGCCGACCGCCTTGAGGGCGGCGAAGTGGATCACCGCCTCGATCTCCTGCTCGGCGAAGATGCGATCCAGCAGGGCCTCGTCACGAATATCGCCCCGATAGAACAGGGGTTCACGCCCGCTGATAGCGGCGATCCGCGCCAGCACGCCGGGCTTGCTGTTGCACAGATTGTCTACCACCACGGGTTCCATGCCTGCGGCCTGCAAGGCAAGGCAGGTATGGCTGCCAATGTAACCACAGCCGCCGGTGACCAGTACTTTCATCCTCTTCTCCACTATCCGTTCCCCACATAGGAAAGCCTGAGCAGGAGTCTAGCCGAGGCACTCCCCCTCAAACTGTGAGCGGGCTAACATATTTGTGTAAACGATTACACAAAATTGTTGAGGGAAAAATGAACGACCTCGGCTTTTCCCCTGTCATCAGTGGGATTGCTCGGTATAATGGCCCCGTCCAAAACCGTGAAATAAGTGAAAACAGCATGAGTACCATCAAGGATGTCGCCCGTTTGGCCAACGTATCGGTGGCAACGGTTTCACGGGTGATGAACAACTCACCCAAGGCCAGCGCCGCCTCCCGCGAGGTGGTGCGCAAAGCCATGGCCGAGCTGGGCTACACCCCCAATGCCAACGCCCGGGCGCTGGTCAACCAGACCTGTGACACCATGGGTGTGGTGGTCGGCGATGTGGCGGATCCCTTCTTCGGAGCCCTGGTCAAGGGGGTGGCTGCGGTGGCGGTGGAACAGGGGTTACACCTGCTGATGGGTAACGGTTTTCACAGGGCACAGCAGGAGCGGGAGTCCATCGAGCTGTTGATCGGCAAACGCTGCGAGGCGCTGGTGGTACACAGTAAGGCGCTGAGCGATGAGGAGTTGATCGACTATGCCCTGCGGGTACCCGGCATGGTGTTGATCAATCGAGATATTCCGGCCCTGAGGGGGCGCTGCATCGCCCTCAACAACCGGCAGGGGGCCGCCACCGCGACCCGCCATCTGCTGGAGCTGGGTCATCGTCACATCGCCTTCGTCAGCTCGGATCATGCCATCGAGGATGCCCAGCAGCGCCTGCAGGGCTATCAGGATGCCCTGCTCGAGGCGGGTCTGAGTGCGGATCCCGAACTGGTCGAGAGCGGCATGCCCAATGAGGAGGGGGGGGAGCGCGCCATGCTCAACCTGCTGGCCAAGGGGCTCAGCATCACGGCCGTGGTGGCTTACAACGACGCCATGGCGGCGGGGGCCATCTCGGTGCTGGCCGACAATG encodes the following:
- the hslV gene encoding ATP-dependent protease subunit HslV, whose product is MTTIVSVRRNGQVVIGGDGQVSLGNTVMKGNARKVHRLYNGKVLAGFAGGTADAFTLLERFEAKLQAHQGNLERAAVALAKDWRTDRALRRLEALLAVADEHKSFIITGNGDVVQPEHDLIAIGSGGNFAQSAATALLENTELDAKSIVEKSLKIAGDICVFTNQHHTVEVLEYAPKETEPK
- a CDS encoding SPOR domain-containing protein, which codes for MATRDYVGNSPRRRAGGRNTKKAAPRRFPVIPALLAGALLVGFGAFLYLINGKGADAPTIEEQVKANKPKAQGSGLPQEKWSYIERLENKQVDIMEPPPQPGVPPPAPTLTLQPEKLPQPVPTDIPQPGTPIGQVQPYQPQPVQPAKPAPVASAQEQVIDRKAELARMEKELRAEQEKAKAAAAQQTAAADSGRYMMQCAALRSQDSAESLKARIAFGAGLSSSLQVVNGANGTVYKVMVGPFSGKPAVDAANRKLQGAGISGCIPKKG
- the argS gene encoding arginine--tRNA ligase; translation: MKEHIHHLLEQTVANLKSAGVLPADLEARVQVDRCKEKAHGDLATNLAMLLAKPARKNPRELATAIIEHLPASDLIAKVEIAGPGFINFFFDQRWLAGQVEAMVTSANANVKLPTPQTVVVDYSAPNVAKEMAVHHIRSTVLGDVAARALEFLGHKVVRANHIGDWGTQFGMLIAYLEKMANEHASDMALKDLEAFYTQAKRCYDEDEAFAERARNYVVKLQGGDEYCRTMWKKLVDMTMEQNQINYDRLNVSLTNKDIMGESMYNDMLPAIVTDLKAKGLAVESEGATVVFLDEFKNKDGEPMGVIIQKSDGGFLYTTTDIACAKYRYETLGADRVMYFIDSRQHQHLMQAWTITRKAGYVPESVPLEHHAFGMMLGKDGRPYKTRSGGTVKLVDLLNEAEERAAALLESRNSDLSAEEKAQVVHAIAMGAVKYADLSKNRTTDYIFDWDMMLSFEGNTAPYLQYAYTRIQSIFRKAGVDAETLGGKVVLNEEAEEVLAQKLIQFSDAINGVADKGMPHLLCTYLYELSGNFMTFYEACPINKDGVDEVSRQSRLLLCAATAKVLKLGLGVLGIHTLERM
- a CDS encoding LON peptidase substrate-binding domain-containing protein; this translates as MKLALFPLSAHLLPGGIMPLRIFEPRYQRMVAEAQTREFAICMLDPRQPEALRNMYPIATRVRIIDFDLLPDGLLGITVLGVARVRIVDLWQESDGLRVGEVEPLPPWQTSRLNADQHSLVKALQDVFNDYPEYAALYPTPDWDDASWVAQRWLEVLPIPVEQKQWLVAAENNQPALSLLSGLLVASH
- a CDS encoding sigma-70 family RNA polymerase sigma factor, which encodes MDNPDGDLKANLLRVAEQADKAAFAALFHHFAPRIRGYGLRHLGSEANALELVQETMLLVWQKARLYHPERGAPTTWIYTVMRNQCFDMLRRRRASKEDLCAEELWPVLEFRAEEDRLSEGEGAVLTSQMAHHLDALPQAQQQVVRGIYLQELSQQELADLLGVPLGTIKSRLRLALQKLKEHVEQEHD
- a CDS encoding ChrR family anti-sigma-E factor — translated: MIKAHPTHVMLRAFAAGELPLPLTVGVSAHCELCADCGAWLHACEEELAARHLETPAPEEAMVPVLDAMLAEILQQPLLPMVSAADPVPELRVAGREYPLPKALARYHEADWRHVGAIRQHRLPLVEQGARASLLHIEAGGRIPEHTHQGYELTLLLAGNIQDGEVRYQAGDFIWRDASHSHSPHTPDGCLCYTVLDAPVRFTRGLSRLLNGLRDRLY
- the bacA gene encoding undecaprenyl-diphosphate phosphatase; this encodes MTESYALFVAFVLGIVEGLTEFLPVSSTGHMIIVGHLLGFEGPKAATFEVVIQMGSILAVVAVFWRRLFGLIGIHFGQKPAKGHATLSLIHIILGMLPAVVIGLAIHSWIKANLFGPETVMYALVAGGILLIIAEKFRPSVRSETLDDISYQQALGIGLFQCLALWPGFSRSGATISGGMLMGISRQAAAEFSFILAVPMMVAASGLDLYKSRDFLSMADFPMFAVGFVTAFVVAMIAIKTFLALIRRLDFIPFAIYRFVVAFAVYLVFVA
- a CDS encoding aldo/keto reductase — encoded protein: MDDNYLAAPDRYQRQPYRAVGRHGLRLPSIGLGLWHNFGEGSDPAKVKAMVHQAFDLGITHFDLANNYGPPPGSAETTFGTVLKRSLAPYRDELIIASKAGYVMWDGPYGDGGSAKYLFASLHQSLRRLGLDYVDIFYHHRPDSRTPLEETCQALALMVRQGKALYVGLSNYPAELAARAATRLAELGTPCLVNQLKYSLFQREIEAETLPVCREQGVGVVAFSPLAGGLLSDRYLAGIPADSRAASASPFLQPDQITPEKLVRIRALHALAQQRGQELSQLALQWVLRDPVVSCALIGASNPQQIASAVDALNLPPLDAEWQQKILAVLR